The nucleotide sequence TCTGAGAAGTCTTGGAGGACATCCTCCTTCACCAGTACACATACGCACAGGCATTCCAAGCTGTTCGTTGAGATACGCAACACCCATCTGAAGACCTTCCCACATTGGCGGTGAAAGGGCTCCGAAGGACATTCCGCCTATCACAAGCGGATAGATTTCACGCACCGGTGGTGTCCAGCCTTCTTCCCTGAGCATTTTCATGTTTTCCTCAGGAGGAAGAACACGGCCAAGAAGCGTATTAACCTGGAACTCGTGACGTCCTGCATCAAGAGCCGGGTCTGTAAGCATGGATATTCTTACAAATTTGATCTGGTCAAGAAGGCTTCCGGAATCGTTTCTGCGTCCGCCTCGTCTTGGAGGCTGGCCTCCCTGGTCTATGTGGAAACGCTGCTTGTCGCCTTCGTCATTTCTCATGCTGATTATGGCATTATTGGGACATACCATATTGCACATTCCGCAGCCTATGCATGCATATGCAGGAGCTGTTCTCTGGCGAATGCCGTAGAAAGTTTCATAATTGTTAGAAGGTACGAATCCTTTTGAAAGGCCGACCTTGATGTCTCTTTTTCTGAAAACCCCGAGTTCAATGGCGTTTACAGGGCAGACAGAGGTGCATCTTCCGCAGAGGGTGCATTTTTCCTTGCTCCAGTCAATCTGCCAGTAAAGATCCTTGACGCTTAGGGTTGAAGGGGTAATTTCTCTGTTTGCCGCCATACTTTGACCTCCTGGCGATCCGGATCAATAATTACTGTATCCAGATGCATTGGCTGAAAATCCTTGGTTTTGTCTCTGTCAGGAACAACTGCGTCCAATCCGCATATTTCCGATGAGAAAGCGTAAATTCCGGGCTTTCCGCCCACGACTCCCGGTCTCAGTTTTTTTCTGTCCTGGACCATGAACATCGAATTGTTGGGCAGACAGCCTATGACACAGTTGGGGCCGTCTATTATCAGTCTGCGGCAGGTCTGCTTAAGATTTTTGAGCAGCGTCTTGTCGGGATGATTTTCAAGCACATCACCCTCTAATGGAGTGATTATGTGTTTGTATGCCTCGATGCCAAGACCTAATTTCTTGTACATATAATGAAGGATCTGCACAAAGACTTCGGAGTCGGACTGAAATCCCATATAGCCAGGATTGCCTCTGGTCTTTAAGTATTCCATTATCGGAACAAAAGCCGTGTTCTCTCCGTTTGTCATGGTGGCAAAGCCTTCAAGGAAGAACGGATGGCATGCATACAGATTGATGGCATAGTTGGTGTTCTGCCTTCCCTGCGCCATGATTATTCTTGCGCTCAGTTCCTCTCTTGCGAGCTTGAGGTATCTGCCGACTGTTAGAGGATCACCGATTTCCTTGATCATTGCAACATCTGGCCAGAAAGAAAAGACGATCATGTCGCCCTTTTCCTCGCCCATTTTTCTTATTTCAAGTCTTATATCCCTCAGGCGCTTTCCGCGCTCTTCATCGCTCAGGCCGTCCCATGACTCAGGATATTCATAAGCCCTTATCAGGTATATGTCCCTCTTCGGCGTTCCTTCCGGCGGATTTTTATCCAGCTTGAAGGTTACTTTGTGCTTGGTCATGAAGCCTTTGTCCATCATGAGGGCATCCAGCTTTTTAAGACCGCCTTCGCTGAATATGCCGGACATGATCGGCGCGCCCTTGAAATCCTCGAAAGGGCCGCCCAGGTCTTTCAGAAAAAGACCAACGCCGGAGCCATCGTGTCCTTCACGCATGACATCCAGGGCCTCGAGCGCCAGCATTGGAGAAAGAGGGGTTTTACTGGTTACAGCAAACAATCGACACATTTTTTATTTTCTCCTT is from Desulforegula conservatrix Mb1Pa and encodes:
- a CDS encoding class II glutamine amidotransferase domain-containing protein — translated: MCRLFAVTSKTPLSPMLALEALDVMREGHDGSGVGLFLKDLGGPFEDFKGAPIMSGIFSEGGLKKLDALMMDKGFMTKHKVTFKLDKNPPEGTPKRDIYLIRAYEYPESWDGLSDEERGKRLRDIRLEIRKMGEEKGDMIVFSFWPDVAMIKEIGDPLTVGRYLKLAREELSARIIMAQGRQNTNYAINLYACHPFFLEGFATMTNGENTAFVPIMEYLKTRGNPGYMGFQSDSEVFVQILHYMYKKLGLGIEAYKHIITPLEGDVLENHPDKTLLKNLKQTCRRLIIDGPNCVIGCLPNNSMFMVQDRKKLRPGVVGGKPGIYAFSSEICGLDAVVPDRDKTKDFQPMHLDTVIIDPDRQEVKVWRQTEKLPLQP